The genomic stretch CTTCGCAATCATAGCTGATGGTGAATTCGCTGGAAGTATTTCCGTTAGATGTGAACAAGGTGATATCGGCGCAATCGATTATTGGGTGGCTCCTCCTTTTTGGAAGAAAGGGATTGGAACACAAGCTGCTGAACAAGCCGTGGACTTTGGTAGAAATAAGCTAGGATTTAAAAGCTTTGAAACGTGCTGTCTTATTGAAAATAAAGGCTCTGCCCGTCTTCTCGAGAAAATTGGTTTTCAAAGAGGGAAGGAGTTTCTGATTGGAAGTGGGGAAAAGCATGAAGGAAAAATGGCGAGGGTGTATTATTTGAATGGAGGGGTTAGTAGTCTTCAGTAATCGGGCAGGATTGTGGAAGACTCAGTTCCAAGATAATATGCCTATACCTTCTGCTTTTAGTCTTAAATGCAAAAGAGTTTGAAATTTTTAGTTCTTTTCTTTTCTAGTTATGAGAACCATTAATAAAATTATAGTGATGAAAGCCGCACCTTAATCTGTTATAGATTACGGTGCGGCCTGTTTTTTGAAATTAACTCATAAATTTTCAAGTGTTTAATTTACATGATGTAAAAAGATTATACATATATGTGTAAACTTTTTGATTGTATCTACGTTATATCAGTAGGA from Bacillus sp. Cs-700 encodes the following:
- a CDS encoding GNAT family N-acetyltransferase, translated to MNVILRLIKEEDLPLIQHYLSLEGVSRMTNVPEPYPTNGAREWFELVSEEHQAESHYPFAIIADGEFAGSISVRCEQGDIGAIDYWVAPPFWKKGIGTQAAEQAVDFGRNKLGFKSFETCCLIENKGSARLLEKIGFQRGKEFLIGSGEKHEGKMARVYYLNGGVSSLQ